Part of the Vicinamibacterales bacterium genome, CACGGCCCGGCCGCCGTGCTCGTCGACGAGCGACATCCTCGCGACGCGCGCCTCGTCGCCCGGATACCGTCGCCGGACCTCGTCCAGCAGGCGCCGGTTGATTTCGAAGATGATTTCGAGGTGCCGCGGGAGCAGGCGACCGAAGAGATCCAGCGGCCACGTCTCGAGCGCCTCGGGCAACAGCGTGTGGTTCGTGTAGCCGGTCGCGCTCACCGTGGCGGCCCACGCGGACTCCCAGCTCAGGCCGTGATCGTCGAGCAGGAGCCGCATGAGTTCGGCCACAGCCACTGCCGGGTGCGTGTCGTTCAGCTGAAGGGTCCAGTGCTGGTGGAACGTCTCGGGCCGGCCGCCGAAGCGCAGGTGCATCCGCATCATGTCCTGCACCGACGCCGAGACGAAGAAATACTGCTGCTGCAGCCGCAGCGCCTTGCCCTGCACCGGCTCGTCGTTCGGGTAGAGGACCTTGCTGATCGTCTCGGACTTCACCTTGTCGTCGACGGCGTGCGCGTAGTGGCCGATGTTGAACTCGGCGAAGTCGAACGACTCGATCGCTTCCGCACGCCACAGGCGCAGCGTGTTGCAGTGGCCGACGCGGTAGCCGAGGACGGGCGTGTCGTGCGGCACGGCCCGCACGATCTCTCCGGGGATCCATCGCACGCGGAACCGGCCTTCCGCGTCCAGATAGCCCTCCGTTGTTCCGCCGAACTTCACCTCCAGCGTCAGTTCGGGTCGTGCGATCTCCCACGGGTTGCCCCAGCGGAGCCACTTGTCCGCCACCTCCACCTGCCATCCATCGCGGATTTCCTGGTCGAAGATGCCGAACTCGTAGCGGATACCGTAGCCGATGGCGGGGACTTCGAGCGTGGCGAGCGAGTCCATGTAGCACGCCGCGAGGCGCCCGAGTCCGCCGTTGCCAAGCCCCGGCTCCTCCTCCTGGTCCAGGACTGCGTCGAGGTCGACGCCGATGCCGGCCATGGCCTCACGCATCGCATCGTAGATGCCGAGATTCACCAGGTTCGCGCCGAGTTGGGGCCCCATGAGGAATTCCGCGGAGAGATAGGCCACGCCTCGGACTCGCGACTCACGGACCAGTTCGTCGACCGTGTCGACGCCGCGCCGGAACAGTCGGTCGCGCACAGCGTAGGCAGCCGCCAGGTACAGGTCGTTCAGTGACGCCGTGCGTGGATGGCGTCCCTGCAGGTAGAAGAGGTGCTCGATGACGGCTCGCCTCAGGCTCTCGACGCTCGAGCACGTGCGGACGTCTTCCTGGTTCGACATCGGTTGTCCCCCTCTTGTCCAACTATGCGCGTTGGTGCCGCAGGAGGCCGGAGACGTAGACCTGGCGGACAGCCGAGCGGCCAGCCCGGTGCAGGATGCGCGATAGCAGATCGTCGGTCGACTCGGTCGTCGGGGCGCCAGCGGGCACGATGTGCCGCGCGTCGAGCACGATGAAATCCGCCGCCTTCCCTTTCTCCAGGCTCCCGACATCGTCGAATCCGAGGGCCTTCGCGCCGCCAACCGTGGCCGTGCGCAGAAGTTCTGCCGGGCTGGGTGCGTGGCCATCGAGGAGGTGGACGGTCCATGACATGCGTGCGACCCGGAAGACCGAGAGGTCCGGACCGGCACCGACGTCCGACCCGAGACCGACGCGCGCCACCTGTGCGCGCTGCCAGTTCATGACGCCGCTGCCGAGGAACACGTTCGAGGTCGGACAGTGGGCGATCGCGCATGGC contains:
- a CDS encoding glycogen/starch/alpha-glucan phosphorylase, with translation MSNQEDVRTCSSVESLRRAVIEHLFYLQGRHPRTASLNDLYLAAAYAVRDRLFRRGVDTVDELVRESRVRGVAYLSAEFLMGPQLGANLVNLGIYDAMREAMAGIGVDLDAVLDQEEEPGLGNGGLGRLAACYMDSLATLEVPAIGYGIRYEFGIFDQEIRDGWQVEVADKWLRWGNPWEIARPELTLEVKFGGTTEGYLDAEGRFRVRWIPGEIVRAVPHDTPVLGYRVGHCNTLRLWRAEAIESFDFAEFNIGHYAHAVDDKVKSETISKVLYPNDEPVQGKALRLQQQYFFVSASVQDMMRMHLRFGGRPETFHQHWTLQLNDTHPAVAVAELMRLLLDDHGLSWESAWAATVSATGYTNHTLLPEALETWPLDLFGRLLPRHLEIIFEINRRLLDEVRRRYPGDEARVARMSLVDEHGGRAVRMAYLACVGSHAINGVAALHTELLMREVLPDWVGMFPERFCNVTNGVTPRRFLALSNPALASLITSRIGDRWIRHLEDLRRLEDHQDDPGFRDLWREAKLANKRRLAGLIEKRTGVVVDPTSLFDIQVKRIHEYKRQHLNVLHILTLYRRLKENPGLDIVPRTFVFAGKAAPAYRMAKLIIKLITSVADLVNQDPDVRGRLKVVFFPDFNVKNAQPIYPAADLSEQISTAGKEASGTGNMKFSLNGALTIGTLDGANVEIREQVGADHFFLFGLTAQQVEATWAHGYQPRTIYEQNAALRGAIDLIGSGALSHGDTELFRPIVDNLLWTDSFLLLADYQPYVDCQDSVSARWRTQDVWTRHSIINVARMGEFSSDRSVREYCERVWQIEPGTTD